TTATCTGGGACATCAAGTCGACTCGGTGATGGATCACGTCGTGGTCAAGGACATGCCTGGCCTTGTAATACCAGTCTCGACTCTCTCGAGCGGAGCCTAGCGAATACTCGTAAAACCGAACACGGTCCCTGTCGGATCCGCGGCTGTACCCTTCAGCGATGTTCGCGCTGATCGACCCCAGGGATCGGTAGAGTTGCGTCGACAAGGCGAGCGTACGGCGGTCGCGCGTCAGTGCTGTCACGTCGCTCCAGCCGATATCCGCCGCGTACAGGCTGAGCCGATAAACCTCCATCCGCCATAGCGGATCAGCCACAATCGCCCGCGGCACCGATCGTTGCCATTCCTCAAATGGTACCGTGCCCACCTGCCTGCGATCGCCCACCCGTCGTACCTCCGTGCGCTCTACGGTGTCATCATCCCCGTGTTGCCTCTATGGCATGGCTAAGGGGTGCCGTGAGGTAGCCCACGCTTCTTTCACTCGGATTATCCCGCGTTCCGCCACACGCAACACGGAACACGCAACACGGAACTCGAATCACACCTCCACTCCCAATCCACCTCCGGCCGGGAGTGCCATCCTCCCCTGGTGAACCTCGAGCGGGCTGGCGAGAAGGTCGCTGGTGAGGAGGGAGCCGGTGGCCAGACCGCAGGCGGGGATGGGATCGGGCAGAGTGGCGGCCACGTGCAGGGCGAGCGCGGTGCCGACCCCGGCGTCGATGGTGCTGGTCACGATCGCACGCAGCCCGGCATCGGTCGCCTCCTCGATGATGTCCCGCGCCGCTCGGGGACCGCCCGCCACCATCGGCTTGACCACGACAGCATCGACCGCGTCGGCCTGGAGCAGCGCCCGCACAGCATCGAGTGTGGTGGCCGACTCATCGGCCGCGATCGGTACATCGACCGCCCGTCGTACCCGCGCGAGCCCGGCCACGTCACCCGGCGGGACGGGCTGCTCCACCAGATCCAGGTTGTAGGCGGCGAGTCGCCGCAGCAGGGCGATAGCCTCGTCGGGCGTCCAGGCGCCGTTGGCGTCAAGGCGTAGCGCGACGTCGGGGCCAACCGCCGAACGTACCGCCGCCACCCGCTCCACCTCGGCCGAGGGCGACCCGACGATACCGACCTTGAGCTTGACCGTGCGGAACCCGGCCTCGACGGCCTGCTTCGCGGCCGCGGCCGCGTCCTCCAGGCCGGGGACGCCGACGGTCGCGTTGACCGGCACCTCCGCCGCGTGGTTCGGCGCCAGCAGGGCCGCGAGGGGCACGCCCCGCGCGCGGCCGAGCACGTCGAGCGCGGCCGTCTCCAGCGCGCAGCGGACCGCGGCCACGCCGGGCCGATCGAGCGGCAGGGCAGCGCAGCGGTCGAGCAGTGCCTCCAGCGTTGCGCCGGTGAGCGCCGGTGTGAGGGCCTCCAGCAGGGCCGCCGCATCGGCAGCAGTGCCGCCACCGAACTCCGTCAGCGGCGCAGCCTCGCCCAGACCCTCGACCCCGGCATCCGTCGCCAGCCGGAGGATCAGGCCCTCGCGCGCTGTCGCACGGCCGTGCGCCGTGGCGAACCCGGCGGCGAAGGGGATGCGGTAGGGTGTGATCTCAAGCCGGGTGACCCTCACAGCAGCAGGCCCAGAGCAAGCAATGCGCCGAAGAGCAGGTGGAGCTGGCTCGTGCGCTTGAGTATCGGGTTCAGGGCGGTGCCGGTCGCGCCGCCGAGCGTGGTCCGGACCAGTGCAATACCCAACGGCAGCGAGAGCCACGACAGCAGCACCCAGGCGCTGGCGGCGCCGGTCAACCACAACAGCAGCGGGACGAGATAAGCGACAAAGGCGAAGAGGGCGTACTGGACCCGGCTCGCGCGGGCGCCGATCCGCACCGCCAGGGTGCGCTTCCCGGCGGCACGGTCGGTGTCGATGTCCCGCAGGTTGTTGATGACCAGGATGTTCGTCACCAGCAGCCCGACCGGCACCGAGACGGCGAGCGAGAGCGCGTCGACGGTGCCGGACTGGAGGTAGGCACTGCCGGTGACGGCGATCACGCCGAAGAAGATGAAGACGAAGAGGTCGCCCAGCCCGTGGTAGCCGAACGGCCAGGGGCCGCCGGTGTATGCCCACCCGCAGAGGATCGACAGCAGACCGATCACCAGGATCGGCCAGCCACCGACCATGACCAGGTAGAGGCCGACCAGGGCGGCAGCGCCGAAGGTCAGGATCGTCGCCCGCTTCATCTGCTCGGGCGTCACCAGCCCGCGCTGCGTGACCCGCACCGGGCCCAGCCGCTGAGCGGTGTCGGCGCCCCTGTGGAAGTCGGACAGGTCGTTGGCGTAATTGGTACCGATCTGGATCAGCACGGCGGCCACCAGCGCGGCCAGGAACGGGAGCGGGCGGAAGGCGCCGGCGGCCACCCCGGCCGCAGTTCCGACCAGCACCGGCGCGATCGCGGCCGGCAGCGTCGGCAACCGCGCGGCCATCACCCACACCTTGATCCGACTCGGCGGTGTCAGCGTCCCGCTCTGCTGCATCTGTGATCGGCCCTCACTCCTCAGCCCTCATTGCTCCCAGGGGCAGTCTCCCCTCCCCCCTTCCCTCCTCTCGGACGGAGCCCACGAGGGGAGAGGGGGAGAAGACAGGCCGGGCAAGGCTCCATGCGATGCCCGCGTGCCCGATCGCGCCGCCCTCACCCGCGTCAATCCTACGGAAAGCGTGGGAACTTGGAGAAGTCGGGCTTGCGCTTCTCGATGAAGGCGTCGCGTCCCTCCTTGGCCTCATCGGTCAGGTAGTAGAGCAGCGTCGCGTCGCCCGCGAGCTGCTGCAGTCCCGCCAGGCCGTCGGTGTCGGCGTTGAACGCCGCTTTGAGGAAGCGGATCGCCGTCGGGCTCTTCTCCAGGATCTCGCGCGCCCACTGCACCGCCTCCTCCTCCAGCCGCTCCAGCGGGACGACGGTGTTCACCAGGCCCATCTCGAGCGCTTCCTGGGCGGTGTACTGACGGCAGAGGTACCAGATCTCGCGCGCCTTCTTGTGCCCGACGACCCGGGCGAGATAGGTCGCACCATACCCGGCGTCGAAGCTGCCGACCTTGGGGCCGGTCTGGCCGAAGATTGCGTTGTCCGCGGCGATGGTCAGGTCGCAGAGCAGGTGGAGCACGTGGCCGCCGCCGATCGCATAGCCGGCCACGACCGCGATCACCGGCTTGGGCAGGAGCCGGATCTGCCGCTGGACATCGAGGATGTTGAGCCGCGGAATCCCCTGGTCATCGACGTAGCCACCATCGCCCCGGACCTTCTGATCACCGCCGGAGCAGAACGCCTTGTCCCCCTCGCCGGTCAGGAGCACCACCCCGATCGTCGGGTCCTCCCGCGCGTGGTGGAACGCATCGGACATCTCGAACACCGTCAGCGGCCGGAACGCGTTGCGGACCTCCGGCCGGTTGATGGTGATCTTGGCGATCCCCTCCCCCTCGGCCCGCTCGTAACGGATATCGGTGTACTGCTTGATCGGTACCCAGGTGACTCCGCTCATTGGACCTCCTCCCTCATGCGTCATGCGTCATACGTCATCCGTCCCCTCACCCCGGCTCCCTCTCGGACAGAGCCCACCAGGAGAGAGGAGAGCACGTCGTCACGATGTTCCCCCTCTCCCAACGTTGGGAGAGAGGGTCAGGGGGTGAGGGCCGCTCTCGCGGCTCACTTCCCCCGCTCCCACTCGTCAGCCAGGAGGGCATAGATCAACGTGTCGCGCAGCGCGCCGGACGGCGTAATGGCCTCGCTGCGCAGGCGGGCCTCCAGCCGGTACCCGGCGCGCTCGGCAACCCGGGCGCTGCGGGCATTGTTCGCGTCGCAGCGGATCTCGACTCGCCGCGCGCCGAGGGTTTCGAAGGCGAAGCGGGTGATGCCGCGCACCGCTTCGGTTACGTACCCCTGCCCCTCGTACCGGGTCCGCACCCAGTAGCCGATCTCCATCTTGGGCACCCGCCAGTCGATGCGGTGCAGGCCGCTGCTGCCCACGAAGGCGCCGGTCGTCTTCTCGTACAGATGCAACCGGAGCTCAGTGCGGGTCAGGAAGTCGGCCCGCGCCTGGCGGATGTTCGCTTCAGTGTCGTCCACGCTCGGCACCGGGTGGACCCACTCCATCCAGGGACGCAGCCGGTCGAGCGACTCCAGGATCGCGGCGTTCACCTCCGCGCCGTCGCCCGGCAACGGCGCCCGGATCAGCAGCCGCTCCGTCTCGAACTGCTCCGGAAAATCGCGCAGGATGGGTGGGATCATGAGATGCCTTCGCTTCCATCCACGGTAGGTTCGACCCGGACCAAACGCCTCCCCCGGCTCATCGCTCCAGGGAGAGACTCGCCAGCGGCAACTCCACCGCCTCGAGGCGCGACAGATCAGCGACCTGGCTGGCATGGTCGATATCGATGCCAACGAGCCGGCCCTCCGCGTCGAAGTCCAGCACAACGCCGGGCGCGACCTCGCGCGACTCTGCGCTGGGCCGCTCGGCCAGATCGATGTAGAGCGAGTCGGTCTCGGGGTAGT
This genomic window from Sphaerobacter thermophilus DSM 20745 contains:
- a CDS encoding four helix bundle protein, giving the protein MEVYRLSLYAADIGWSDVTALTRDRRTLALSTQLYRSLGSISANIAEGYSRGSDRDRVRFYEYSLGSARESRDWYYKARHVLDHDVIHHRVDLMSQIIRSLLVIIPAQRGRAVHEDRAPYDADDL
- the menC gene encoding o-succinylbenzoate synthase; amino-acid sequence: MRVTRLEITPYRIPFAAGFATAHGRATAREGLILRLATDAGVEGLGEAAPLTEFGGGTAADAAALLEALTPALTGATLEALLDRCAALPLDRPGVAAVRCALETAALDVLGRARGVPLAALLAPNHAAEVPVNATVGVPGLEDAAAAAKQAVEAGFRTVKLKVGIVGSPSAEVERVAAVRSAVGPDVALRLDANGAWTPDEAIALLRRLAAYNLDLVEQPVPPGDVAGLARVRRAVDVPIAADESATTLDAVRALLQADAVDAVVVKPMVAGGPRAARDIIEEATDAGLRAIVTSTIDAGVGTALALHVAATLPDPIPACGLATGSLLTSDLLASPLEVHQGRMALPAGGGLGVEV
- a CDS encoding 1,4-dihydroxy-2-naphthoate polyprenyltransferase, producing MQQSGTLTPPSRIKVWVMAARLPTLPAAIAPVLVGTAAGVAAGAFRPLPFLAALVAAVLIQIGTNYANDLSDFHRGADTAQRLGPVRVTQRGLVTPEQMKRATILTFGAAALVGLYLVMVGGWPILVIGLLSILCGWAYTGGPWPFGYHGLGDLFVFIFFGVIAVTGSAYLQSGTVDALSLAVSVPVGLLVTNILVINNLRDIDTDRAAGKRTLAVRIGARASRVQYALFAFVAYLVPLLLWLTGAASAWVLLSWLSLPLGIALVRTTLGGATGTALNPILKRTSQLHLLFGALLALGLLL
- the menB gene encoding 1,4-dihydroxy-2-naphthoyl-CoA synthase, whose product is MSGVTWVPIKQYTDIRYERAEGEGIAKITINRPEVRNAFRPLTVFEMSDAFHHAREDPTIGVVLLTGEGDKAFCSGGDQKVRGDGGYVDDQGIPRLNILDVQRQIRLLPKPVIAVVAGYAIGGGHVLHLLCDLTIAADNAIFGQTGPKVGSFDAGYGATYLARVVGHKKAREIWYLCRQYTAQEALEMGLVNTVVPLERLEEEAVQWAREILEKSPTAIRFLKAAFNADTDGLAGLQQLAGDATLLYYLTDEAKEGRDAFIEKRKPDFSKFPRFP
- a CDS encoding GNAT family N-acetyltransferase, which codes for MIPPILRDFPEQFETERLLIRAPLPGDGAEVNAAILESLDRLRPWMEWVHPVPSVDDTEANIRQARADFLTRTELRLHLYEKTTGAFVGSSGLHRIDWRVPKMEIGYWVRTRYEGQGYVTEAVRGITRFAFETLGARRVEIRCDANNARSARVAERAGYRLEARLRSEAITPSGALRDTLIYALLADEWERGK
- a CDS encoding DUF2283 domain-containing protein, which produces MKFHYYPETDSLYIDLAERPSAESREVAPGVVLDFDAEGRLVGIDIDHASQVADLSRLEAVELPLASLSLER